A genomic region of Bacteroidales bacterium contains the following coding sequences:
- the guaB gene encoding IMP dehydrogenase: MSFIKDKVLYEGLTFDDVALVPAYSEVLPHEVDISTKFSRNIVLKCPIVSAAMDTVTEAAMAISMAREGGIGVIHKSMSIDQQAKQVKMVKRAENGMIIDPITIEKDKTVKDALELMSEYKIGGIPVVDQQKKLIGIVTNRDLRFETQMKRKISEVMTSENLITTKQTVGLERAAEILQKHKIEKLPVVDENNQLVGLITYKDITKAQSRPNSCKDDFGRLRVAAGVGVTKDSLERIYALVGSGVDAVVIDTAHGHSKGVIDLLKKAKKNHPNVDFVVGNIGTGKAALALAKAGADAVKVGIGPGSICTTRVIAGVGIPQLSAVYEVAKALEGTDIPVIADGGIRYSGDIVKALAAGANSIMAGSLFAGTEESPGETIIYQGRKFKSYRGMGSIEAMQQGSKDRYFQSETDDIKKLVPEGIAARVPYKGTLSEVVYQLIGGLRAGMGYCGAPDITTLKKASFVKVTQAGVNESHPHDVSITREAPNYSRSDF; the protein is encoded by the coding sequence ATGTCGTTCATTAAAGATAAAGTTTTGTATGAAGGCTTAACATTCGATGATGTTGCCCTTGTTCCGGCTTACAGTGAAGTTCTTCCACACGAAGTAGATATTTCAACCAAATTTTCACGAAATATTGTTTTAAAATGTCCAATAGTCTCTGCAGCTATGGATACAGTTACCGAAGCAGCTATGGCCATTTCAATGGCACGTGAAGGCGGAATAGGAGTAATTCATAAAAGCATGTCTATTGATCAGCAAGCCAAACAGGTTAAAATGGTCAAACGCGCAGAAAACGGAATGATAATAGACCCCATAACCATCGAAAAAGATAAAACCGTTAAAGATGCTCTAGAATTGATGAGTGAGTATAAAATTGGAGGAATTCCAGTGGTAGACCAACAAAAGAAACTGATCGGTATTGTAACAAACCGCGATTTGCGTTTTGAAACACAAATGAAACGTAAGATATCTGAAGTAATGACAAGCGAAAATCTCATTACAACAAAACAAACGGTTGGCTTAGAACGTGCAGCAGAAATTCTACAGAAACACAAGATTGAAAAACTACCTGTTGTTGACGAAAACAACCAATTAGTAGGATTGATAACATACAAAGATATAACTAAAGCTCAATCTCGCCCAAATTCGTGTAAAGACGATTTTGGTCGATTGAGAGTAGCTGCTGGTGTTGGTGTTACCAAAGACTCTTTAGAACGAATATATGCCCTAGTAGGATCTGGAGTAGATGCTGTAGTTATTGACACTGCTCATGGTCACAGCAAGGGTGTCATAGACCTTTTAAAAAAGGCTAAAAAAAATCACCCAAATGTTGATTTTGTTGTTGGGAACATAGGAACGGGTAAAGCTGCTTTAGCCTTAGCAAAAGCCGGTGCCGATGCCGTAAAAGTTGGAATTGGACCAGGCTCTATTTGTACTACTCGTGTAATTGCAGGCGTTGGCATTCCACAACTATCGGCAGTTTATGAAGTTGCCAAAGCTCTTGAGGGCACCGATATACCCGTAATTGCCGATGGAGGTATAAGATACAGCGGCGATATCGTTAAAGCTTTAGCTGCCGGGGCAAATTCAATTATGGCAGGTTCACTTTTTGCTGGAACTGAAGAATCCCCCGGTGAAACTATTATATACCAGGGGCGTAAGTTTAAATCGTATAGGGGCATGGGTTCTATTGAAGCAATGCAACAAGGATCGAAAGATCGCTATTTCCAATCGGAAACAGACGATATAAAGAAACTTGTACCCGAAGGCATAGCAGCAAGAGTTCCATATAAGGGGACCCTATCAGAAGTTGTATATCAATTAATCGGTGGACTAAGAGCAGGAATGGGTTATTGCGGCGCTCCCGATATAACAACTTTAAAAAAGGCAAGTTTTGTAAAAGTTACACAAGCTGGTGTTAATGAATCGCATCCACACGATGTATCAATTACCAGAGAAGCTCCAAATTACAGCCGTAGCGACTTCTAA